TATCTTTTGTAACCTTAAAATTTTGTGTAATGGGATCTTTCTTATCGCTTGAAAGTGTAGCATCAAACGAATTAAAAAAAACTCCTCCTTGTTCCGATTTACTAAATTTCAAAGTAAAGTCTACAGCATTCCAAGGAAGAGCTTTATCTGTCTTCGTTTTTATTTCAAATTTTTTTTCGTTAGTTTCAATACCAGATTCTAGATCTTGATGTAATTTTTCATCTTCTCCAAACCCTAGATACTTTAGTTGATTTTTCAAATATTCTAATTGATTAAAATTTTGATTGTTTTCCATAATAATTATATATTGAATTGTAGTTAAAAAATTTTCAAGACCTATTCTAGTTATGGAATCAACATCAAACTTCAGAGTTTCTTCAATGAAATCATCCTTTGCCATACAAGTCTTACTTCAAAATTCAAAAAATTACTTCACAAAATCAAGATAAGTGTTTGTTTATAAACTAATTAAATTTAAAAAAGACTAAATAATACATTGAATGTTTTTTTAGATAAGCATACAACTCTATAATAAAATGTCGGAACAGAATTTTATTATAGTGTTGTAAGAGAGAGTGCGCTTTTCAAAAATAAATGAAGCAATTTTGCTGCAAGAAATAAAATGAATTGTTGCGGAATTGTGAAATGTTTTTTGGAAAGGGCAAAGGATTAGATACTACCTATTATCTTCCTCTTCTACGTGTTTGGTTTTCTTCTTCTTTCATTTCTTCTTCTCTTTTTAGACTTGCATCTTGATACATGTCGGGATCATTGACATTTAAATTGATATCGCTTTTATTTTGTTTTTGCTGTTGCTTTTTCGGATTTGAAATACTATTGATGCTATTAATTTCATTTGAAACAATGTTTAAATCGACTAAAATATCTTTTGCTATCTCAGGGAACTTATCAATTTTATCTTGTAGAAAGGATTGAAGTTTTTGCAATTCAATTTTGTATCTATTTGTTTGTAAATCATTATTTTTAGATTTAACAATTTCAGAAATTTCTTTAATATCTTTGATTACATCTAGTTCTAAAGTTTGATTAGATTTTTCATCGTAAACAAATGCTTTTTGTTCGAAATTGATCCTTTCACCATTGGTTGAAATGTTTGTAATTTCAGTATATTCAATGTTATTTTTACTGTTTTCTAAAACATCTTTCAATGATTTGTCACGCTCAAAAAGATTGACATTTAATTTGGAATTATTTTCGGTTAAATGAAAAGTAATTCTTTTTGTTTCATTGTCTGCTACAATAGTTCCTCCATTCAAAAAAACTTGAACATCATCAGCACTTAACTTTTTTGAAAACGAATTATCATCATTAATAATTCCGTATTTTTTCAATTCATCAGTAGGTAAAGTTTGTTTATTCATAATTACTTGCTATTAAGTTATTTACTTTAATTATATCATTTAAAAAATTAGTTGGATTAATATATTTTCCCCATTCTTTGACCGAAAAGTGTAGATGCGGACCAGTAGAATGCCCAGAGTTTCCGCTCTTACCTATGACAAAACCTGCTTTCACAAAATCACCAACTTTATAATAGGTTTCAGATAAATGCAAGTATGCGGTTTCAAATCTGTCGAAATGATTAATTTTTATATAATTTCCACCTCCATTAGTATCCCATCCAGCGGCTACGACAATGCCATCCAAAACGGAAAAGACAGCTTCATAGTTTGCTTTAATATCTATACCATTATGCATCTTTTTCACACCACTTATTGGATGTTTTCTTAATCCGAAAGGAGAGGTAATTAATATCTTATTGCTTATAGGCATAAATATATTATTTTCAATTTCCTCTATGGTTTCGTACTTAATTATATTTTTTATACTATTTTCTTTTGGTAAATTTTTTTTATTCAATTGACTCATGGTGTTTCCTATTAGTGAGTCTTTCAGTTGATTAAAAAAAGATCTGTCATTTTTAATATCTTTAATTAATATTTTCATTGAATCAATTTCTTTTTTCAAATCTGTTTTACTAGTGAGGTTTAAGACTTGTTTAATAGTTTTTTTCTTTTTATCATTGGTCTTTTCTTTCTCTATTTCCTTTGTATCGAACTTTGTATTCGCCTCTGTTTTATTGTAAATAACATTACGTGTAAGAGTGTTAAATTGTGCGCTAGCGATAAGGCTTAGGCAACAAAAAAGAATTAGGTAATATGTTTTCATTTAAGTTGTGGTTTTTCGTTGTTCGTTCACTAGTAATTCTACTTCTCGATTAATCTTTCTGAAGTTTGTCATCAAAACATCTTCTTTTCTATTGATTCTGTTATGATCAACAAACGAATAGTAAACAGGTAATTTTGGATAGTTTTCTTCTTCCTTTTTTATTTCATTCATATTCAAACTTATCTTCCCGTTAAAGGCGGAAGTTTTATATTCTTCGGTATTGCTTTCCTGAGCGATTATTCCTACCATTTCCCCAGTTTTTAAGGCAGCAATTTTTCCTGCAGGAATCATATTGTCCATTTTCTCATTTATACTTGTCGTAGATCCCTGTTGAGAAATAGATTGAGAAAAGGTTTTCTGTTTAATTTTCCCAAACATTTTTTCTAACCAATCCAAGGTATTTTTATCTCTGGCTGAACCTGAAAGAATATTTCCTACAATTGCTGAAATTGTATCTGCAACTTCTTTTTTATAGAATTGTCGTAACTGTGGTAACTCTTGAAGACCAAGTAAAACTGCAATTTTATTACTTCTAGCTGTTGCAACAACGTTGTCTATTTTGTGGATATAAATCGTAGGAAATTCATCCGCAATTATTCCGCCTGGTAAATTATTTTTTGAATTAATTACTCTTAGGGTTCTATTTAATACAGAAGAGTACAGTGCAGAATTAATATCTTGTGTGGTTGGATCAGACGCTAATATTAAAATGGAAGGATTCTGTTTGTCTGTAATTTTCAATTCGACTTCATCACCCGAAAAAACCCAATAACTTTCTTTTGTTGCTAATCTTGATAGGAAAATTTTCAATGTACCTACTTGTCCTTCTAATTGATCAAATGCTTTGTTATCATATGCAGATTTAAAAGGTGATAGTAATGAAACCAATTCTTCATGTTGAAATAAAGTATCAAAAATTTCTTCATAACTTCTATTCATGAAGGACAGAATGTGTGGTAAATCTGAATATTTACCATTTTCATATGTCGCAAAAAAATAGATCGTTGAGGACAGAAAGTTTATAGCAGATTGGGTGAAAAATTGATCAGAACCACCACCAGCGCTTGCGCCACCTTTTTGCAAAGAGCTTACCATTGCTTCTGCCATTTCCTGAGCTTCTGCTAAAGTTTGAACATACTTTTTGTCAAAAGGATTCACTCTTTTTGACATCTCAACATTATTCAAATTAATGACATGGAAGTCATAATTATAGTCAGATTCTTTGCTTTTTTTCAGTAAATAATGATAATAGGCAATTTGAGCTAAGTCGGGAAATTTGAAATCATAAATACATAAACAGAATCCCTTTGAAATCATTTGTCGAATAGCTGGATTTATCACACCGAAAGATTTACCAGAACCAGGCGTTCCTATCACCATAGTTCCTCTGAATGGATTAATATTCATCCAACCTTTGTTGTTTTTTCCTTTATACTTGAATAAATATGGAATATTGATACTAGTAGGAGTATCGATTAATTCTTTATTCTGATCAAATGATTCTTCTTCTACATTCCATCTATCTTTTCCCATTTTTTGTTGCATAAATTTAGAAATACTATCTGCGCCCATTTGGGTTATTACAGCTCCTAAAAAAGACAAACAAGCATATAGAAGTTGATAGGCATTTAATCCAGGAATTATTGTTGGAAGTATTTGAGATTCAGCTTGATTTTGCCAAACCAAAGAAGCAAACATCAGTGTAAGTCCAATAATAATTGGTATTATAATATTTGTAGTAATGTTTAATTCTTTTTTCTTTTTTGCCTTTGTGCCGATTGCTACTAAGGTGATGAAAATTAGTGTAGCAAATTTTGCGTTAATCGGTGGGTAGATAAATCCTGTTTTTATTAAACCTTGTAGAAGATTAGATAAAACAGGAATATTAGCCTTTCCGTAAAACAGTGATATACAATCAAGGGCAACAATTGCATATACTAACTTTTGAAAAAAACTATATAAATTTAACTGATATTGTTGTTCTTGCATAATAGTATTATTTCTAAAAAGTGTCTGCTTTCAATATGTCAGAATAGTTGACTTTCATTTCAATCGTTCTACCAGAAAGTTGTTCTTCTATTAAACGAATCATCATCACCTTTGAGTTGGGGTAAGTGAACTTTTTGAATACATAAATATTTCTGAAGTTTTTTCTAAATGATTTAGAATTATTTAAGGTGAAAACTGGCTGTAAATCTATACTCTGGTTGTTTGTCGCTTTGTGAATTTTTTTATCCTCAATCGTAAATTTAATATCATCAATACTATAACTTATGTTGGTACTGTTAAGAAAAGTAACATCCAAAAAAATGTAGTCACTTCTTACATATACATTGTTTAGTTGCATCGTTAATTTTGAGTTGTTTTCAATTCGTATAGGTTTTTTATCAGATTTTTCTGTAATTAAATCCATTGAATATTTTTTCAATTCTGTATTGGAAAAAACCATCGAACTAAACTCAATTGGCTGCATATTTTCAGCTTGGATGTGGATATTCGTTTTGTTTTTCTGACTATCATCAGAATAAACTATTCTGTACTGAGCTATAAAAGATTGACCAACAACCGTGATAATGCCTATTTCTTGGTTATTTGTAAATGCAATAGAATCATTATCCGTAATTTTTACTCTTGCAATGTTTTCGGTTGGAATATCACCCGTAAGTTTATCCGTTGATAAATCTACATACTGGACTACTTCAGGAGATATTATATGTAAATTAATTCCTTTGGATACTTCGATAATTTTCAAATCTTCAACTAACTGTTCTTTCGTTGCTGTTTGGGCATTTACCTTAATGAAAAAAAATGCAGAAAGAATAAATAAAAAAATATTTGGTTTCATTTTTTAATATTTAAAAAGTTTATAATTAGTTTGTTTTAAGCTCTTTTTCATCAATTAAATAGACATAAGAGTTGTACTTCAATTTTGCTTTGTTTGTCTTGATAATATTGGCAATGGATTGAGAAGTAGATGTGAATAATTTTGAACCTATGCTTGTAAAAAAACTACTTCCGTTAATATCTAAATTTGTCCCTTGTACGGATTGACTTCCCATTTCTTTCACCATATCTCTGAATAGACTATTAGGTATAAATAACCCTTGCATTCCATCTAAATCGTAGATAGATAAATTGATAGGTAAAATTTCACCATCAGCTAAAACAGAAACGATATTAAGATTTACACGTTGCATTGAGAATGCAGATACTTGAGCGTATAAAATACTTCCCTTTTTAATTCTCTTTTTGGCAACATAAATATCTTCGAGTAAGCGTATTCTAATTCTTGAGCCTAAATATCCTTTTGTATCTTCATCAATTACAGCTTTAATGAAATTATTTTCTTTGGTTCTGTAGATAGAGTTGAAACTAGAGCTTACATCTGATTTCATTACATTAAAAGTTGAGTTTAGAAAAGCATCTTTTTTTGCTTTGTTTGACTTTAATTTTTCTTCAGCTGCTAATCTACTTTGGTATTCAGGATCTCGAGCTTTTTCTATCGAATCCATGATCAACATTTGCTCTTTCAGTAACTTGACAGGATCAGTTTGATTTTCTTGTGAATAGCTTTCAGCAGGTGTATTTTTTGATTTTGAGGTATATGAATTTTCATTCAACATTCTTATGATCTCTGCCGATCTCTGATAATCTTTTTGATCTTGGTTTGGATTGTAGTAAGAAGAATTATTTTTATTACTAATTGATTTCATCCGATTTTGATTATTATATCGAATAGAATCAATCCTTTTTTTCTCGTTATCTGTTAATAAATCTCCATAAACCATTAAACTATCAGATTCGGGGTCTAAACCTTCTAGCATAGTTCTATCATCCGTCTTGTCAAAAAAAGCATCATAAGCTTCATTTTTTGTCATGATAGAATCTCTAGTGTCTCCTAAGGAAAGGGTTAGTTTTTCACTTTGATCAATTTCTGGCTCCTTTTCTTTCATAAAGCTCGATCCTAAATAGATAAAGAATAATAGTACTGGTAATATTATTAGAGGAATTACATACTTTTTATCTTTGAAATTAATTTTCTTGAAGTTCATTTTTCAATCGTTGATACTGGTTAAACAAATATTCTATTCTTAAACTGTCTTGTTTGATAAGCGAATTATTATCTCTTTTGACTTTTAAGGATTGTAATTCGGAAACAATTTTCTTCATCCTTTCATGAATCTTTTGTTGATTTATAGCGGTTTTATTTTCTTCTATTTTCACAACAGGAAATTTAGACGTTAGAAGTCGTGTAGGTCTTTCATTATAAAGACTATAAGTGATGTTACCTATATAGGAAATGATTAAAAAAATCATGGTAAATACATAGAATTTTTTTGGATGATTAACCACCCATATAAACCACTTTTTATTACTAAGTTTTGCAATATATTTTTCCATACTTAGAATGATTTATTAGTTTTAGAATACAACTCCTCATTATCAAGAACCCTCCAGCTTTCTATCAAAACACCATGTGGATTATTAGGACTTCTTATAATATCTTTATAAAAACCTTCAGTGATTAATTTTCTAGTAATGATTCCTGATTTTCTATTAATCATCTGTTTTCCAAAATATAAGAAGCTATTGTTTGCAGGGTTTATTTTGATAGAATCTGTTTTGACACTAACCATAGAACTTGAAGCAATGATTTGATTATAAAACCCTTTTTCTCTAAGATTTGCGTATTCTTTTTTACCTGAATCATCAATTAGATAAAGTGATTTATTGATGTTTTCTTTGATATATGAATCATCGGGTGCTAGAGTAAAAAACAATCTATGAAACAACTCAATCTGAGCTTTATATTCCACTGGTCTATTGATTAGTGCATCGGTTTGTTGAGCTAATACTGGGACTCCATTATCAATTATATAGATAGACTTTTTCGAATCTTCAATAAGCTTATAAGAAAATAAAAATCCGACAACAACGATGATGCATGCAAATAAAATAGTTGAAATAGAAACTATTTTATTAATTTTAATTCTTTGTTCTATATTTTTTACTAGCATTTTATTATTTTTTCATTGCATTTTTAACTCTATTCGAAGCTCCAGCTGAGGCAGTTGATTTTGCTGCAGCTGCTACTGCGCTCGCCCCTCCTGTTTTAGCAGCAATTACAGCTGTCTTTGCTCCACTCATTATTT
This portion of the Empedobacter stercoris genome encodes:
- a CDS encoding M23 family metallopeptidase; the protein is MKTYYLILFCCLSLIASAQFNTLTRNVIYNKTEANTKFDTKEIEKEKTNDKKKKTIKQVLNLTSKTDLKKEIDSMKILIKDIKNDRSFFNQLKDSLIGNTMSQLNKKNLPKENSIKNIIKYETIEEIENNIFMPISNKILITSPFGLRKHPISGVKKMHNGIDIKANYEAVFSVLDGIVVAAGWDTNGGGNYIKINHFDRFETAYLHLSETYYKVGDFVKAGFVIGKSGNSGHSTGPHLHFSVKEWGKYINPTNFLNDIIKVNNLIASNYE
- a CDS encoding type IV secretory system conjugative DNA transfer family protein; translation: MQEQQYQLNLYSFFQKLVYAIVALDCISLFYGKANIPVLSNLLQGLIKTGFIYPPINAKFATLIFITLVAIGTKAKKKKELNITTNIIIPIIIGLTLMFASLVWQNQAESQILPTIIPGLNAYQLLYACLSFLGAVITQMGADSISKFMQQKMGKDRWNVEEESFDQNKELIDTPTSINIPYLFKYKGKNNKGWMNINPFRGTMVIGTPGSGKSFGVINPAIRQMISKGFCLCIYDFKFPDLAQIAYYHYLLKKSKESDYNYDFHVINLNNVEMSKRVNPFDKKYVQTLAEAQEMAEAMVSSLQKGGASAGGGSDQFFTQSAINFLSSTIYFFATYENGKYSDLPHILSFMNRSYEEIFDTLFQHEELVSLLSPFKSAYDNKAFDQLEGQVGTLKIFLSRLATKESYWVFSGDEVELKITDKQNPSILILASDPTTQDINSALYSSVLNRTLRVINSKNNLPGGIIADEFPTIYIHKIDNVVATARSNKIAVLLGLQELPQLRQFYKKEVADTISAIVGNILSGSARDKNTLDWLEKMFGKIKQKTFSQSISQQGSTTSINEKMDNMIPAGKIAALKTGEMVGIIAQESNTEEYKTSAFNGKISLNMNEIKKEEENYPKLPVYYSFVDHNRINRKEDVLMTNFRKINREVELLVNEQRKTTT
- the traN gene encoding conjugative transposon protein TraN, whose protein sequence is MKPNIFLFILSAFFFIKVNAQTATKEQLVEDLKIIEVSKGINLHIISPEVVQYVDLSTDKLTGDIPTENIARVKITDNDSIAFTNNQEIGIITVVGQSFIAQYRIVYSDDSQKNKTNIHIQAENMQPIEFSSMVFSNTELKKYSMDLITEKSDKKPIRIENNSKLTMQLNNVYVRSDYIFLDVTFLNSTNISYSIDDIKFTIEDKKIHKATNNQSIDLQPVFTLNNSKSFRKNFRNIYVFKKFTYPNSKVMMIRLIEEQLSGRTIEMKVNYSDILKADTF
- a CDS encoding conjugative transposon protein TraM → MNFKKINFKDKKYVIPLIILPVLLFFIYLGSSFMKEKEPEIDQSEKLTLSLGDTRDSIMTKNEAYDAFFDKTDDRTMLEGLDPESDSLMVYGDLLTDNEKKRIDSIRYNNQNRMKSISNKNNSSYYNPNQDQKDYQRSAEIIRMLNENSYTSKSKNTPAESYSQENQTDPVKLLKEQMLIMDSIEKARDPEYQSRLAAEEKLKSNKAKKDAFLNSTFNVMKSDVSSSFNSIYRTKENNFIKAVIDEDTKGYLGSRIRIRLLEDIYVAKKRIKKGSILYAQVSAFSMQRVNLNIVSVLADGEILPINLSIYDLDGMQGLFIPNSLFRDMVKEMGSQSVQGTNLDINGSSFFTSIGSKLFTSTSQSIANIIKTNKAKLKYNSYVYLIDEKELKTN
- the traK gene encoding conjugative transposon protein TraK gives rise to the protein MLVKNIEQRIKINKIVSISTILFACIIVVVGFLFSYKLIEDSKKSIYIIDNGVPVLAQQTDALINRPVEYKAQIELFHRLFFTLAPDDSYIKENINKSLYLIDDSGKKEYANLREKGFYNQIIASSSMVSVKTDSIKINPANNSFLYFGKQMINRKSGIITRKLITEGFYKDIIRSPNNPHGVLIESWRVLDNEELYSKTNKSF